One Paucidesulfovibrio longus DSM 6739 genomic window carries:
- a CDS encoding phenylacetate--CoA ligase family protein: protein MAGKYRFIPEMSEEQIADVQLEGLRWTVAHAAQGSEFYAARLREAGVEPGGIASLDDLRGLPFTTADDLKEGYPLPLLSVPESDVVRIHGSSGTTGKRKILSYTQDDIDTWKDMFARCYELAGLTTLDRVQICVGYGLWTAGAGFQLGCERFGAMALPVGPGLLDIQLQILEDLGSTVLCSTASMALLMGEEVQKRGLAGKIKLRKAIFGAEAHTPKMRRQFEESLGLEDSFDISGMTELYGPGAGLECKAHNGIHYWADLYIAEILDPETLLPVAPGEVGELVVTSLRKQASPLIRYRTRDLTRLLPGRCECGCAMPRHDKIMGRSDDMFIFRGVNIYPGQIASVIEHFPELASEYQIVLSRREGLDYMLVRVERLPDIPGDNDANLAKALSDEIRRHILVRTQVEVQKPGALPRSFAKTKRVQDDRSED from the coding sequence ATGGCAGGCAAATATCGTTTCATTCCGGAGATGAGCGAGGAACAGATCGCGGACGTTCAGCTGGAAGGGCTGAGGTGGACCGTGGCCCATGCCGCCCAGGGCAGCGAGTTCTACGCCGCGCGCCTGCGCGAGGCCGGGGTCGAGCCGGGCGGCATCGCCAGCCTGGATGATCTGCGCGGCCTGCCCTTCACCACGGCCGACGACCTCAAGGAAGGCTACCCTCTGCCGCTGCTTTCCGTGCCCGAGAGCGACGTGGTGCGCATCCACGGCTCCAGCGGAACCACGGGCAAGCGCAAGATTCTCTCCTATACGCAGGACGACATCGATACCTGGAAGGACATGTTCGCCCGCTGCTACGAGCTGGCCGGACTGACCACGCTGGACCGCGTGCAGATCTGCGTGGGCTACGGCCTCTGGACCGCGGGCGCGGGCTTTCAGCTCGGCTGCGAGCGCTTCGGAGCCATGGCCCTGCCCGTGGGGCCGGGCCTGCTCGACATCCAGCTCCAGATTCTCGAAGACCTCGGCAGCACGGTTCTGTGCTCCACGGCGTCCATGGCCCTGCTCATGGGCGAGGAGGTCCAGAAGCGCGGACTGGCCGGGAAGATCAAGCTGCGCAAGGCCATCTTCGGCGCGGAGGCGCACACTCCCAAGATGCGCAGGCAGTTCGAGGAATCCCTCGGCCTGGAGGACAGCTTCGACATTTCCGGCATGACCGAGCTCTACGGCCCCGGAGCGGGCCTGGAATGCAAGGCGCACAACGGCATCCACTACTGGGCCGACCTCTACATCGCGGAAATCCTCGATCCGGAGACGCTGTTGCCCGTGGCGCCCGGCGAAGTGGGCGAGCTTGTGGTCACCTCGCTGCGCAAGCAGGCTTCGCCCCTGATCCGCTACCGCACCCGCGACCTGACCCGGCTTTTGCCGGGGCGCTGCGAATGCGGCTGCGCCATGCCCCGGCACGACAAGATCATGGGCCGCTCCGACGACATGTTCATCTTCCGGGGCGTGAACATCTATCCCGGACAGATCGCCTCGGTCATCGAGCATTTTCCGGAACTGGCCTCGGAATACCAGATCGTGCTCAGTAGGCGCGAGGGGCTCGACTACATGCTCGTGCGCGTGGAGCGCCTGCCCGACATTCCCGGCGACAACGACGCCAACCTCGCCAAGGCCCTGTCCGACGAAATCCGCAGGCATATTCTCGTGCGCACGCAGGTCGAGGTGCAAAAGCCGGGCGCGCTGCCGCGCAGCTTCGCCAAGACCAAGCGGGTGCAGGACGACCGGAGCGAAGACTAG
- a CDS encoding universal stress protein, whose product MINVKKILLPVDDSEYSTRAAEMAARVARNFGAEVVVLSCYRIYKVPQFDDDTLGRAMDELIKSRVEIIERQTAPLREMEVEYETQILGGRPSDLVPKFAKEQGVDLVIMGSKGRSDLEGLLIGSVTHKVMQSVSCPVLVVK is encoded by the coding sequence ATGATCAACGTCAAGAAGATACTCCTGCCCGTGGACGATTCCGAATATTCCACCCGCGCCGCGGAAATGGCCGCCCGGGTCGCCAGAAACTTCGGAGCCGAGGTGGTGGTGCTCTCCTGCTACCGCATCTACAAGGTGCCCCAGTTCGACGACGACACCCTCGGTCGCGCCATGGACGAGCTGATCAAGTCGCGCGTGGAAATCATCGAACGCCAGACCGCGCCCTTGCGCGAGATGGAAGTGGAATACGAAACGCAGATTCTCGGCGGGCGGCCCAGCGACCTCGTGCCCAAGTTCGCCAAGGAGCAGGGCGTGGATCTCGTGATCATGGGATCCAAGGGCCGCAGCGACCTCGAAGGGCTGCTCATCGGCAGCGTGACCCACAAGGTCATGCAGTCCGTGTCCTGCCCCGTGCTCGTGGTCAAGTAG
- a CDS encoding prepilin peptidase: MNHQLLPPALFAPLAFLLGLIMGSFGTACVHRWLNEISLLRPARSFCPKCEATLRWWENVPLVSWLLLRGRCGHCGEAIGWRYPALELLCGLWGLAVALKYGPGWAFAALFVLGGMLLIASFIDLESFLLPDVLTLPGAALALASAAFLLGPGSGPDAWLANGKTALLGAAIGGGGFWLLRVGYKLLRGTEGLGLGDVKLMLLLGALVGPQGLPLTLLLAGITALLASVIYMLRSGQGGKTPIPFGPFLSLAGMIHVLWGQEIWLWWLRVMR; this comes from the coding sequence ATGAACCACCAGTTGCTTCCTCCGGCGCTGTTCGCGCCCCTCGCCTTCCTGCTCGGCCTGATCATGGGCAGCTTCGGCACGGCCTGCGTGCACCGCTGGCTGAACGAGATATCGCTTTTGCGTCCGGCGCGCTCGTTCTGCCCCAAGTGCGAGGCGACCCTGCGCTGGTGGGAAAACGTGCCCCTGGTCAGCTGGCTGCTGCTGCGGGGCCGCTGCGGCCATTGCGGCGAAGCCATCGGCTGGCGCTACCCCGCCCTGGAACTGCTCTGCGGGCTCTGGGGGCTCGCCGTGGCGCTGAAATACGGTCCGGGCTGGGCCTTCGCCGCCCTGTTCGTGCTCGGCGGCATGCTGCTCATCGCCAGCTTCATCGACCTCGAATCCTTTCTGCTCCCGGACGTGCTCACCCTGCCGGGCGCGGCGCTCGCGCTCGCGTCGGCCGCCTTCCTGCTCGGCCCCGGTTCCGGGCCGGACGCTTGGCTGGCCAACGGCAAGACCGCGCTTTTGGGCGCGGCCATCGGCGGGGGCGGGTTCTGGCTCCTGCGCGTGGGCTACAAGCTCCTGCGCGGAACCGAGGGCCTGGGCCTGGGCGACGTCAAGCTGATGCTGCTGCTCGGCGCGCTCGTGGGACCGCAGGGACTGCCCCTGACGCTTCTGCTGGCCGGAATCACCGCCCTGCTCGCCAGCGTCATCTACATGCTCCGCTCCGGCCAGGGCGGCAAAACACCCATTCCCTTCGGCCCGTTCCTCTCCCTGGCGGGCATGATCCACGTGCTCTGGGGCCAGGAAATCTGGCTCTGGTGGCTGCGGGTCATGCGCTGA
- a CDS encoding HDOD domain-containing protein, translating into MRTVNTDELAPGMILAEDVHGPDGRLLLAASTILEKRHLRVLLVWGVTEALILGDPDGTSAPEDAFPAEILHEARIRVEALFEPCGSQHETLIELQRQSVLFRAQALLEGHEPHRVRRCPLIPPQERPLPSLREFLLDANVFVSFPETFFRILEVIDDPASTAGHLANVVGKDPGMSAKLLRLVNSPFYGFPQQIDSLDRAVALVGTRELSQLALGITIVQSFKGISTDVLSTREVWTHSLACGVFARVLASHVKGLAGESLFVAGILHDTGRLVMLSKIPGVVAEAMRISLQDCIPMYMAERQLLGWDHTDLARELFQSWDLPPTLQETAAGHHSPALSTERRSASLLHVADIIAIALEYGFNGSSWVPPLSTGAWECLGIPVSVLGPSIRAGARQVDDILTLFLP; encoded by the coding sequence ATGAGGACAGTCAACACGGACGAACTCGCTCCGGGAATGATCCTGGCCGAAGACGTGCATGGACCGGACGGCCGCCTGCTGCTCGCGGCAAGCACCATCCTCGAAAAGCGGCACTTGCGCGTGCTCCTCGTCTGGGGCGTCACCGAGGCACTGATCCTCGGCGACCCCGACGGAACGTCGGCGCCGGAGGACGCCTTCCCGGCGGAGATCCTCCACGAAGCCCGGATACGCGTCGAAGCCCTTTTCGAACCCTGCGGCTCGCAGCACGAAACGCTCATCGAGTTGCAGCGCCAGAGCGTGCTCTTCCGGGCCCAAGCCCTGCTGGAAGGCCACGAGCCGCACCGGGTGCGGCGCTGCCCGCTCATCCCCCCCCAGGAAAGGCCGCTGCCCTCCCTGCGCGAGTTCCTTCTCGACGCGAACGTCTTCGTCTCCTTCCCGGAAACATTTTTCCGCATTCTCGAAGTCATCGACGACCCGGCGAGCACCGCCGGACACCTCGCCAACGTGGTCGGCAAGGATCCCGGCATGAGCGCGAAGCTGCTCCGGCTGGTGAACAGCCCGTTCTACGGTTTTCCGCAGCAGATCGACAGCCTGGACCGGGCCGTCGCCCTCGTGGGCACGCGGGAGCTGTCGCAGCTCGCGCTGGGCATCACCATCGTGCAGTCGTTCAAGGGCATTTCCACGGACGTGCTCTCCACCCGCGAAGTCTGGACGCATTCCCTGGCCTGCGGAGTCTTTGCCCGCGTTCTCGCGTCCCACGTCAAGGGACTCGCCGGAGAAAGCCTCTTTGTCGCGGGCATCCTGCACGACACGGGGCGGCTGGTCATGCTCAGCAAAATCCCCGGCGTGGTCGCGGAAGCCATGCGCATCTCCTTGCAGGACTGCATCCCGATGTACATGGCGGAGCGGCAGCTCCTGGGCTGGGACCACACCGACCTCGCACGCGAACTTTTCCAGTCCTGGGATCTGCCGCCAACCCTTCAGGAGACCGCCGCGGGACACCATTCCCCGGCCCTCTCCACGGAAAGGCGCAGCGCGTCCCTGCTGCATGTGGCGGACATCATCGCCATCGCCCTCGAATACGGCTTCAACGGCAGCTCCTGGGTGCCCCCGCTCAGCACCGGAGCATGGGAATGTCTCGGCATTCCCGTCAGCGTCCTCGGCCCCTCGATCCGAGCCGGAGCGCGACAAGTCGACGACATTCTGACCCTCTTTCTGCCATGA
- a CDS encoding bacteriohemerythrin, whose product MAMLDWSDSLSVHVEEIDAQHKSLVGMVNRLYDAMTANHSKQALTEIVNDMREYSEVHFATEEQYMDRCNYPDRDAHKSEHRDFIAKAAEVERDYRQGKISLSMDVLNFLSNWLVTHINDTDKKLGEFLSTQGLD is encoded by the coding sequence ATGGCAATGCTGGACTGGAGCGATTCGCTCTCGGTGCATGTGGAGGAAATCGACGCCCAGCACAAGAGTCTCGTGGGCATGGTCAACCGGCTCTACGACGCCATGACCGCGAACCACTCGAAGCAGGCGCTGACCGAAATCGTCAATGACATGCGGGAATACTCGGAAGTGCATTTCGCCACCGAGGAACAGTATATGGATCGCTGCAACTACCCGGATCGAGACGCCCACAAGTCCGAACACCGCGACTTCATCGCCAAGGCCGCCGAGGTGGAACGCGACTATCGGCAGGGCAAGATTTCCCTGTCCATGGACGTGCTCAACTTCCTCAGCAACTGGCTGGTGACGCACATCAACGACACGGACAAGAAGTTGGGGGAGTTCCTGAGCACCCAGGGACTGGACTGA
- a CDS encoding ATP-binding protein — protein MTKTNSEEQILRLERRIENLTREKTAAMRALELASSLGTFDIGMGSCSEPEGVIRELTHRIGDMLDFCHSGVYLSDEETNDFSLAHTQHPESSKILEIETDALIRDHSFAWALKQSGPVFFLSANRKHQILMHVLATRSRIRGMFVGLMGRNPDEIPDTTLALLSVVFSSAAHALENCELHNRLGEINRHLESRIERRTRELQEANAQMNAIIQTVPAGIVLVDSESKNIAEINATALKMIGLTREEVVGRPCSERFCEGAQDCCPCLDGRKCNRSCDRTMRGPDGQTIHVMRSAVPVVLGGRRYLLDSFVDITEHKKLAKLREDVEQITRHDLKTPLNGIIALPDIILDRWNVEDAEARGMLRMIKEAGLRMLRMINLSHDLFKMETGKYHYTPTKMNLTPLFRSILVELEDLIHSRKVEMRILVNDKPLGNRPFILLGEELLVYSMLSNLMKNALEAAPYGSTVTLRLDDADGTTISVHNLGVVPETIRKHFFEKFTTMGKVGGSGLGTYSARLITRTMGGDIDFTTDEAEGTTVTVRLPENAPASDAKR, from the coding sequence ATGACGAAAACGAATTCCGAAGAACAGATTCTCCGGCTCGAACGCCGCATCGAAAACCTGACCAGGGAAAAGACCGCGGCCATGCGGGCCTTGGAACTGGCCTCTTCCCTCGGCACCTTCGACATCGGCATGGGCAGTTGCTCCGAGCCCGAAGGAGTCATCCGCGAACTGACCCACCGCATCGGGGACATGCTCGACTTCTGTCACTCGGGCGTCTATCTGAGCGACGAGGAAACCAACGATTTCAGCCTTGCGCACACCCAGCACCCCGAATCCAGCAAGATTCTCGAAATCGAAACCGACGCCCTGATCCGCGACCATTCGTTCGCCTGGGCGTTGAAGCAAAGCGGCCCCGTCTTCTTTCTCTCCGCCAACCGCAAGCACCAGATCCTCATGCACGTGCTCGCGACGCGCTCGCGCATCCGGGGCATGTTCGTGGGGCTGATGGGCCGCAATCCCGACGAGATTCCGGACACGACCCTGGCCCTGCTCTCGGTGGTCTTCTCTTCCGCGGCCCACGCCCTGGAGAACTGCGAACTGCACAACCGCCTGGGCGAAATCAACCGCCACCTGGAAAGCCGCATCGAGCGCAGAACCCGCGAGCTTCAGGAAGCCAACGCCCAGATGAACGCCATCATCCAGACCGTGCCCGCAGGCATCGTCCTGGTGGACTCCGAGAGCAAGAACATCGCGGAAATCAACGCCACCGCCCTGAAGATGATCGGCCTGACCCGCGAGGAGGTCGTGGGCCGTCCGTGCAGCGAACGCTTCTGCGAAGGCGCCCAGGACTGCTGTCCCTGCCTCGACGGCAGGAAGTGCAACCGCTCCTGCGACAGGACCATGCGCGGCCCGGACGGACAGACCATCCACGTGATGCGCTCGGCCGTGCCCGTCGTGCTCGGCGGACGCCGCTACCTGCTCGACAGCTTCGTGGACATCACCGAACACAAGAAGCTGGCCAAGCTTCGCGAGGACGTGGAACAGATCACACGGCACGATCTCAAGACTCCGCTCAACGGCATCATCGCCCTGCCGGACATCATTCTCGACCGCTGGAACGTGGAGGACGCCGAGGCCAGGGGGATGCTCAGGATGATCAAGGAAGCCGGGCTGCGCATGCTCCGGATGATCAACCTCTCCCACGACCTCTTCAAGATGGAGACGGGAAAATACCACTATACGCCCACGAAAATGAACCTGACGCCGCTGTTCAGGTCCATTCTCGTGGAACTGGAAGACCTGATCCACTCGCGAAAGGTCGAAATGCGCATTCTCGTCAACGACAAGCCCCTGGGCAACCGCCCCTTCATCCTGCTGGGCGAGGAGCTGCTCGTCTACTCCATGCTCTCCAATCTCATGAAGAACGCGCTGGAGGCCGCGCCCTACGGGAGCACCGTGACCCTGCGGCTCGACGACGCGGACGGGACCACCATCAGCGTGCACAATCTCGGCGTGGTCCCCGAGACCATCCGGAAACATTTTTTCGAGAAGTTCACCACCATGGGCAAGGTCGGCGGCAGCGGGCTCGGAACCTATTCCGCGCGGCTGATCACCAGGACCATGGGCGGCGACATCGACTTCACCACGGATGAGGCCGAAGGAACCACCGTAACCGTCCGCCTGCCGGAAAACGCACCGGCTTCCGACGCCAAACGGTGA
- the trpA gene encoding tryptophan synthase subunit alpha encodes MSAPADKLTQRIEEAKAKGRPALVPFLPGGYPEKETFWQELVGLDTKGAAIIEIGMPFSDPVADGPVVERASLKALENGVNLEWILTELKKRDFRAGIVLMGYLNPVLQYGLERFAKDAAAAGVGGVILADLPHEESDAVRAALDAEGIALIPLVGLNTSAERMALYAKDAKGFAYFVSVLGTTGARESLPAEVRAQLELARSIFDVPLALGFGLKHPDQLKELAGLVDAAVFGSALIAHIDDGGTVGEFMDRWR; translated from the coding sequence ATGAGCGCACCCGCAGACAAACTCACCCAGCGTATCGAAGAGGCCAAGGCCAAGGGCCGCCCGGCTCTTGTCCCGTTCCTGCCCGGCGGCTATCCCGAAAAGGAAACCTTCTGGCAGGAGCTGGTCGGCCTGGACACCAAGGGCGCGGCGATCATCGAGATCGGCATGCCTTTTTCCGACCCCGTGGCCGACGGCCCCGTGGTGGAGCGGGCCTCGCTGAAGGCCCTGGAAAACGGCGTGAACCTGGAATGGATTCTCACGGAACTCAAAAAACGCGACTTCCGCGCCGGCATCGTGCTCATGGGCTACCTCAACCCCGTGCTGCAATACGGGCTTGAGCGTTTCGCCAAGGACGCCGCGGCAGCGGGCGTGGGCGGGGTCATTCTCGCCGACCTGCCCCACGAGGAGTCCGACGCTGTCCGCGCCGCGCTCGACGCCGAAGGCATCGCCCTGATTCCGCTCGTGGGCCTGAACACCAGCGCCGAGCGCATGGCGCTCTACGCCAAGGACGCCAAGGGCTTCGCCTATTTCGTGTCCGTGCTCGGCACCACGGGCGCGCGCGAATCCCTGCCCGCCGAGGTCCGCGCCCAGTTGGAGCTGGCCCGGTCCATCTTCGACGTGCCCCTGGCGCTGGGCTTCGGGCTCAAGCACCCGGACCAGCTCAAGGAGCTTGCCGGACTGGTGGACGCGGCCGTGTTCGGCTCCGCGCTCATCGCGCACATCGACGACGGCGGCACCGTGGGCGAGTTCATGGACCGCTGGAGATAG
- a CDS encoding HD domain-containing phosphohydrolase, producing MRRIELPKLSVSSMLAGLVLGSAGLLVAALLTIMIVESRSTSLKSAQVLFTEIAGKTVLDTALALDSVSTLTDTASLAFSAFAEEPTHEAMRRDTPALKALLESNEQLMSAYIGYGDGAFHQLIAIRGNAFLLKKYAAPEHCAYIDRTIAPGEGSGRSQAWRFLDSSLAELSTRTDDAVTYDPRSRPWFAKARESRNSAFTTPYVFSSSRLPGITCAKAFPGGVIGVDVALAQLGELLARQHVAEHGRIWIFDERNRLVAFPGQGREEAYGDEAELPLAGDVADPVIRAVSARFDSEDISKPRQFYLDVEGEPHLVSLTPTDARYGLRFVVGVAAPLKDITGHISRMTRRIALASAACLLLLTPAFLLVSRLASRSVEALVRQAERVANFDFSPSPPLRTPVREVRQLAEACEAMKQTIRDRTERLHQTQERLELLVREGVALSAEKDLATLVTLIFETARDLTGADGGALYLMENDELGVEMLSLGSESVVLGGLSGHPAPRVMVRPAIMAFLNANSVLRSACEAYNAKDMITIREADLKLFPTGLPEEPTGHAIHSLIAAPIVTRQDEVLGVVQLFNPTCLATGHDCGEVADFVSSLTAQAAVTLDNRNLLNSLRDIFDALIQVIATSIDAKSPYTAGHCARVPVLAGMLADAANETEDGPLAAFHLDSEEDRRQLWIASWLHDCGKVTTPEYVVDKATKLETIYNRIHEVRMRFEVLRRDAEIAHLRRLLDGGSEPVDSLRRLEETLRELEEEFAFVAKCNIGGEFLSEEHERRLEAIAGRTWQRHFSDRLGISSEEQRARSGKEEPPLPATERLLSDQPEHLVPRHKNYKDILDATGHPVETPQYEYNRGELYNLRIQRGTLTAEERFKINEHTLSGMEMLQKIPFPANLGRVVEIATEHHETLIGTGYPLHKRKENLSVESRILAIADIFEALTASDRPYKQPKRLSEALRIMSFMCKDKHIDADLFEIFLRKGVFRQYAEQHLAPEQIDDIQVEDYLGRKD from the coding sequence ATGCGCCGGATCGAGCTCCCGAAATTGTCCGTATCGTCCATGCTCGCCGGGCTCGTCCTGGGTTCGGCGGGCCTGCTGGTCGCCGCCCTGCTGACGATCATGATCGTCGAAAGCCGCTCCACATCGCTGAAGTCCGCGCAGGTGCTCTTCACCGAAATAGCAGGCAAGACGGTCCTGGACACCGCCCTGGCCCTCGATTCCGTCTCCACCCTGACCGACACGGCGTCTCTTGCCTTCTCCGCCTTCGCGGAAGAGCCCACCCACGAAGCCATGCGCCGGGACACCCCGGCCCTGAAGGCGCTGCTCGAATCCAACGAACAACTCATGTCGGCCTACATCGGCTACGGGGACGGCGCGTTCCACCAGCTCATCGCCATACGGGGCAACGCCTTCCTGCTCAAGAAATACGCCGCGCCGGAGCACTGCGCCTACATCGATCGGACCATCGCCCCCGGCGAGGGGTCGGGGCGCTCCCAGGCATGGCGCTTTCTGGATTCCAGCCTGGCGGAACTCTCCACCCGCACGGACGACGCCGTCACCTATGACCCGCGCTCGCGGCCCTGGTTCGCCAAAGCCAGGGAAAGCCGCAACAGCGCGTTCACGACGCCATACGTCTTCAGCAGTTCCCGTCTGCCGGGCATCACCTGCGCCAAGGCCTTTCCCGGCGGCGTGATCGGGGTGGATGTCGCCCTGGCGCAACTCGGAGAGCTGCTTGCGCGGCAGCACGTGGCCGAGCACGGGCGGATCTGGATTTTCGACGAGCGGAACCGCCTGGTGGCCTTTCCGGGACAGGGCCGCGAGGAAGCCTACGGGGACGAAGCAGAGCTTCCCTTGGCGGGCGACGTCGCCGATCCGGTGATCCGGGCCGTGTCCGCGCGGTTCGATTCCGAGGATATCTCGAAACCCCGGCAATTCTATCTGGATGTCGAGGGCGAGCCGCACCTTGTCAGCCTGACCCCCACCGACGCCCGTTACGGCCTGCGCTTCGTGGTGGGCGTGGCCGCGCCGCTCAAAGACATCACCGGGCACATCAGCCGCATGACCCGGCGCATCGCCCTGGCGTCCGCAGCCTGCCTGCTGCTGCTCACCCCCGCGTTCCTGCTGGTCTCGCGCCTCGCCTCCCGCTCCGTGGAAGCCCTGGTCCGCCAGGCGGAACGCGTCGCCAATTTCGATTTCTCGCCCTCTCCTCCGCTCCGAACGCCCGTGCGCGAAGTGCGGCAGCTGGCCGAGGCCTGCGAAGCCATGAAGCAGACCATACGCGACCGGACCGAAAGGCTGCACCAGACCCAGGAGCGGCTGGAACTGCTGGTCCGGGAGGGGGTGGCCCTCTCCGCGGAAAAAGACCTTGCAACGCTGGTGACGCTGATCTTCGAAACCGCCAGGGATCTGACCGGCGCGGACGGAGGCGCGCTCTACCTCATGGAGAACGACGAACTCGGCGTGGAGATGCTCTCCCTCGGTTCCGAGAGCGTCGTGCTCGGCGGCCTTTCCGGCCACCCCGCGCCCCGGGTCATGGTCCGGCCCGCCATCATGGCCTTTCTCAACGCCAATTCCGTACTGCGTTCCGCTTGCGAGGCCTACAACGCAAAGGACATGATCACGATCCGCGAGGCCGACCTGAAGCTCTTTCCCACCGGACTGCCCGAGGAGCCCACGGGCCATGCCATCCACTCGCTGATCGCCGCCCCCATCGTCACGCGCCAGGATGAGGTGCTCGGCGTGGTCCAGCTCTTCAATCCGACCTGTCTCGCCACCGGGCACGACTGCGGCGAGGTCGCCGACTTCGTCAGCTCCCTGACGGCCCAGGCCGCCGTGACGCTGGACAACCGCAACCTGCTCAACTCCCTGCGGGACATCTTCGACGCCCTCATCCAGGTCATCGCCACCTCCATCGACGCCAAGTCTCCCTACACCGCGGGGCATTGCGCGCGGGTGCCGGTCCTGGCCGGGATGCTGGCAGACGCCGCCAACGAGACCGAGGACGGGCCGCTGGCCGCATTTCATCTGGACTCCGAGGAGGATCGCCGCCAGCTCTGGATCGCCTCCTGGCTGCACGACTGCGGCAAGGTCACCACGCCCGAATATGTCGTGGACAAGGCCACCAAGCTGGAGACCATCTACAACCGCATCCATGAGGTGCGCATGCGCTTCGAGGTCTTGCGGCGGGACGCCGAGATCGCGCACCTGCGCAGGCTGCTGGATGGCGGCAGCGAACCCGTGGATTCGCTGCGGCGGCTGGAGGAAACATTGCGGGAGCTGGAAGAGGAGTTCGCCTTTGTCGCCAAGTGCAACATCGGCGGGGAGTTTCTTTCCGAAGAGCACGAAAGACGCCTCGAAGCCATTGCCGGGCGAACCTGGCAACGCCACTTCAGCGACCGCCTCGGCATCTCCTCCGAGGAGCAGCGCGCCCGGAGCGGCAAGGAAGAACCGCCCCTGCCCGCCACAGAGCGCCTGCTCAGCGACCAGCCCGAACACCTCGTCCCACGGCACAAGAATTACAAGGACATCCTGGACGCCACCGGACATCCCGTGGAAACCCCGCAATACGAATACAACCGAGGCGAACTCTACAACCTGCGCATCCAGCGGGGCACCCTGACCGCGGAGGAGCGCTTCAAGATCAACGAGCACACGCTCAGCGGCATGGAAATGCTGCAGAAGATTCCCTTCCCGGCAAACCTGGGCCGCGTCGTGGAAATCGCCACCGAACACCATGAAACGCTCATCGGCACCGGCTACCCCTTGCACAAGCGCAAGGAGAACCTTTCCGTCGAATCGCGCATCCTGGCCATCGCCGACATCTTCGAGGCGCTGACCGCTTCGGACCGTCCCTACAAGCAGCCCAAGCGACTCTCCGAGGCGTTGCGCATCATGAGCTTCATGTGCAAAGACAAGCACATCGACGCCGATCTGTTCGAAATATTCCTCAGGAAGGGCGTCTTCCGGCAATATGCGGAACAGCATCTGGCCCCGGAGCAGATCGACGATATCCAGGTCGAGGACTACCTGGGGCGAAAGGACTGA